From Streptomyces fungicidicus, one genomic window encodes:
- a CDS encoding DEAD/DEAH box helicase, which produces MADLGWLDDVLDPALVAEAGERAHRVLIGSALRAVEGEVPPGPEEGYEAVGFAVDALDLLAWDAIAEDPKAESTRRLCGQMFALARARLPAWDSPEARLELLRTACLGWIADETPLAARLLADVELPSEPRLADDWESRVRRGTADAWLLLLRKRGWDDLDALDQLLVRLRWEQEGLEEPYLSAAGDDARPAAWSLAAHYHLLKTAELLAEYLATGALMRGRRPSRHYGVRERVQSHCDRALEAAVASADPDLEVLVRLLAATADQIIDNSLWTVARAVSPEVNAFVASLVDRDRPRPIFEVLPPQRVALAEQGLIRTAHRSVVVSLPTSAGKTLIAQFRILQALNAYDKQQGWVAYVAPNRALVNQVTRRLRRDFAGLGIGVERISPALEFDGLEEDMLTDRGEGRFRVLVSTPEKLDLLLRSGWQERIGRPLCLVVADEAHQLGEGKRAIKLELLLATVNREALDAGFLLLTPFIDNGDVIAEWLDSGSRQSVGLSVDWAPNDRILALALRERTPGAGGFRVALETLVTSRRTLSVPDTLPLDGNRPLGLTWSQASSPTKLAAATASVLAGRGQTITLAGRPDYAWSIAKLLAGGREDVPDPGEDLRAVQDVVAEEFGPDFPLVGLLGKGIGIHHRGLPDDIRTLTEYLMESGDLTHLVSTTTIAQGVNFPVANVVLASHQFPYGEDIPAPDFWNLAGRAGRVEQGEVGLIALAATDEVRAGKLRAFVGRQVTELNSTLVEMVRTALSSYGHLDLRTLAHLPQWSAFVQYLAHTYRQIGDAEEFAEEIEQILRGTLGFQDLRRTDRGWAAELTRSVRAYAERLSGQPLALVDSTGFSWESVSATLGRLSDARIGRDVWEQPLFEGDRRPLAQLIGVMLEVPELRDNLVEVTNEHEGRSGDFVARVMQDWVNGASMRQLAADHFAKAGTRDELKAITKCCQRLFGELAPTVSWGLSALQSLTLGKNFATLPAETQRELRNIPSYAYYGVRTEDAIAMRLAGVPRSAADRMAATNTDGTPAGGPAAARSRLAALPETAWRSALGAKGPAYRTVWRILDGAR; this is translated from the coding sequence ATGGCTGACCTGGGCTGGCTGGACGACGTACTCGACCCGGCCCTCGTGGCCGAGGCCGGTGAGCGGGCGCACCGCGTGCTCATCGGGTCCGCGTTGCGCGCGGTGGAGGGAGAGGTCCCGCCGGGGCCCGAGGAGGGCTACGAGGCGGTGGGTTTCGCGGTGGACGCGCTGGACCTGCTGGCCTGGGACGCCATCGCCGAGGATCCGAAGGCGGAGTCGACGCGGCGGCTGTGCGGGCAGATGTTCGCGCTGGCGCGGGCCCGGCTGCCCGCCTGGGACTCGCCGGAGGCCCGGCTCGAGCTGCTGCGGACGGCGTGCCTGGGCTGGATCGCGGACGAGACACCGCTCGCCGCCCGGCTGCTGGCGGACGTGGAGCTGCCCTCCGAGCCGCGGTTGGCCGACGACTGGGAGTCCCGGGTGCGGCGCGGCACCGCCGACGCGTGGCTGCTGCTGCTACGCAAGCGCGGATGGGACGACCTGGACGCCCTGGACCAGCTCCTGGTGCGGCTGCGGTGGGAGCAGGAAGGGCTGGAGGAGCCGTACCTCTCGGCTGCGGGTGACGACGCGCGTCCCGCCGCCTGGTCGCTGGCCGCGCACTACCACCTGCTCAAGACGGCGGAGCTGCTCGCCGAGTACCTGGCGACGGGTGCGCTGATGCGGGGGCGGCGGCCGAGCCGTCACTACGGGGTGCGCGAGCGTGTGCAGTCGCACTGCGACCGCGCGCTGGAGGCGGCCGTGGCCTCGGCCGACCCGGATCTGGAAGTGCTCGTCCGGCTGCTGGCCGCGACCGCCGACCAGATCATCGACAACAGCCTGTGGACGGTGGCTCGCGCGGTCAGCCCGGAGGTGAACGCCTTCGTGGCCTCGCTGGTCGACCGGGACCGGCCGCGCCCCATCTTCGAGGTGCTGCCGCCGCAGCGGGTGGCCCTCGCGGAACAGGGTCTGATCCGCACGGCGCACCGGAGTGTGGTGGTCAGTCTCCCGACGAGTGCGGGCAAGACGCTGATCGCCCAGTTCCGCATCCTCCAGGCGCTCAACGCCTACGACAAGCAGCAGGGCTGGGTCGCCTACGTCGCCCCGAACCGGGCGCTGGTGAACCAGGTGACGCGGCGGCTGCGCCGCGACTTCGCGGGCCTCGGCATCGGGGTGGAACGGATCAGCCCCGCCCTGGAGTTCGACGGCCTGGAGGAGGACATGCTCACGGACCGCGGCGAGGGGCGGTTCCGGGTGCTGGTGTCGACCCCGGAGAAACTGGACCTGCTGCTGCGGTCGGGATGGCAGGAGAGGATCGGGCGTCCGCTCTGCCTGGTGGTGGCAGACGAGGCCCACCAACTGGGCGAGGGCAAACGCGCGATCAAACTGGAACTGTTGCTGGCGACCGTCAACCGAGAGGCCCTGGACGCCGGTTTCCTGCTGCTGACACCGTTCATCGACAACGGGGACGTCATCGCCGAATGGCTGGACAGCGGCAGCCGGCAGTCGGTCGGGCTGTCCGTGGACTGGGCACCGAACGACCGCATCCTCGCGCTCGCCCTACGGGAACGCACCCCGGGCGCCGGCGGTTTCCGGGTCGCCCTGGAGACCCTGGTCACCAGCCGCAGAACACTCAGCGTGCCGGACACCCTGCCGCTGGACGGCAACCGGCCGCTCGGACTGACCTGGTCGCAGGCGAGCAGCCCGACCAAGCTGGCCGCCGCGACGGCGTCCGTGCTGGCCGGGCGGGGACAGACCATCACCCTGGCCGGGCGGCCGGACTACGCCTGGTCGATCGCCAAGCTGCTCGCCGGTGGCCGGGAGGACGTGCCGGACCCCGGCGAGGATCTGCGGGCCGTCCAGGACGTGGTGGCGGAGGAGTTCGGCCCGGACTTCCCACTGGTGGGGTTGCTGGGCAAGGGCATCGGAATCCACCACCGCGGCCTGCCCGACGACATCCGCACCCTCACCGAGTACCTGATGGAGTCGGGTGATCTGACCCACCTGGTCTCCACCACCACCATCGCCCAAGGCGTCAATTTCCCCGTGGCGAACGTCGTCCTGGCCTCCCACCAGTTCCCGTACGGGGAGGACATCCCGGCCCCGGACTTCTGGAACCTGGCCGGTCGCGCCGGCCGGGTCGAGCAGGGCGAGGTGGGGCTGATCGCGCTGGCGGCCACGGACGAGGTGCGGGCCGGGAAACTGCGGGCGTTCGTCGGCCGCCAGGTGACGGAGCTGAACTCCACCCTCGTCGAGATGGTGCGGACGGCCCTGAGCAGTTACGGGCACCTGGACTTGCGCACCCTCGCCCACCTCCCCCAGTGGTCGGCGTTCGTGCAGTACCTGGCCCACACCTACCGGCAGATCGGGGACGCCGAGGAGTTCGCGGAGGAGATCGAGCAGATCTTGCGCGGCACCCTGGGATTCCAGGACCTGCGGCGCACGGACCGCGGCTGGGCGGCGGAGCTGACGCGCAGCGTGCGGGCGTACGCGGAGCGGCTGTCCGGGCAGCCGCTGGCTCTCGTCGACAGTACGGGTTTCTCCTGGGAGAGCGTGTCGGCGACCCTGGGACGGCTGAGCGACGCGCGCATCGGCCGCGATGTGTGGGAGCAACCCCTCTTCGAGGGCGACCGCCGCCCGTTGGCCCAGCTCATCGGTGTCATGCTGGAGGTTCCGGAACTCAGGGACAACCTGGTCGAGGTGACCAACGAGCACGAGGGCCGCAGCGGGGACTTCGTCGCCCGCGTCATGCAGGACTGGGTGAACGGCGCGTCAATGCGGCAGCTCGCCGCCGACCACTTCGCGAAGGCCGGCACGAGGGACGAGCTCAAGGCGATCACCAAGTGCTGCCAGCGCCTGTTCGGCGAGCTGGCGCCCACGGTCTCCTGGGGCCTGTCGGCGCTCCAGTCGCTAACCCTGGGCAAGAACTTCGCCACCCTGCCGGCCGAGACCCAGCGCGAGCTGCGCAACATCCCGTCGTACGCCTACTACGGCGTTCGCACCGAGGACGCAATCGCGATGCGGCTCGCGGGCGTACCGCGGTCGGCGGCGGACCGGATGGCCGCGACGAACACCGACGGGACCCCCGCGGGCGGCCCCGCGGCGGCTCGCAGTCGGCTCGCCGCGCTCCCCGAGACGGCCTGGCGGTCGGCCCTGGGCGCCAAGGGCCCGGCCTACCGGACGGTCTGGCGGATCCTCGACGGGGCTCGATAG
- a CDS encoding AAA family ATPase has protein sequence MQHLSVRIPWHDRGWDGRICDDPLGNASCVLLENIGRRRDDELEVRHAGQAFEALPGGLPPCAGERGGFLSSQDQVLRTSHPYGHNSALKALRSASVPLPAWSVHAIPFRWLNRDLLDDVMEQQPVDGYSTDAEDRAISALDFAPAWVLHGDNQKAAIDTFFQDVADGRSLVFFYLKHAPFENHPRRVLVGAALVASVTRPGRWPTDGPVPFPNHMWETVVRHTLRPDGTGGILLPMQALARLAADGTDVSDALAEAPEKRWEFSYGTEHVPADTAVASLLELKRAAEAAVALGCGLPERSFDWLDEQLDRAWLRRGTTPGLPAVLDLLSVPHPTFAAREVTAAVGEGEDPWPVLERALAGRGGPDTVTLLATPTRRKVWKALGQEDRQAMRLLARFDLTSDQVRELYHQKTTVPLPVSELLADPYSLVTCTIDDASPIPFEAVDRGCFPDRQLTDRHPLPVSQPLTDPDDKRRVEAAMATVLLRAQSQGHTLLPLEEMLEGLEGLSSVKPLRPSDAVLAAHELRAEDLDDDLDLAWPQLCRTRIADGTAAYKLRSALWRKHTIREVVDQLRSAPRHTAPKDLGATLDGVLGARGGIADVDRAEESRARQEKLVALREMYESWFTVLNGPAGTGKTTLVTALVQRPEVLSGGVLLLAPTGKARVQLQDKVGHQAQTLAQFLSKSGRYEADSARYRITGRTPRERQYGTVIVDEASMLTEDMLAALLDALEAPQRMILVGDPRQLPPIGAGRPFVDLERAARQGHDGSWPRVAQGWAELTVLRRQRELGNVRHDLMLARWYSGDEHGADSDEIWQRLRQGQNMATLRAVPWNGRTATQVVDDVLRDEFHVVEDATGLSFATSYGAGTTRYGNTVYPDYFTAPAGCGRWQILSPVRGTAHGTVELNRHLKRRYRGASLENALKGSRYRRVPKPLGAEQIVLGDKVVHTRNGTLPAWSQSEGKNTKGYVANGELGVVTGELKSGRMNWAPRTTEVEFSSQPGRRYKYGRSGGEEEVPLELAWALTVHKSQGSEFETVVVVLPAGARGTSRELLYTALTRQTEKVIICHEGPLDDLLELTRATGSDTARRFTDLMVTPDPRTVTTPSGANCGRVDARLVHVAVNGVMVRSKNEVIVAGLLEQLAPGAWAYEQPFKGKDGRTVLPDFTITPLSGPPVFWEHLGMLDDPEYAARWRQRLKWYAGQGVLPEKDGGGPNGTLVWTSDEHGVNEPEWRALAQRVVGTVSIRRARPMAVKKTAARPERP, from the coding sequence GTGCAGCATCTTTCGGTCCGGATCCCCTGGCACGACAGGGGCTGGGACGGCCGGATCTGCGACGATCCGCTGGGTAACGCCTCCTGCGTGCTGCTGGAGAACATCGGGCGTCGGCGCGACGACGAGCTCGAGGTCCGCCACGCCGGCCAGGCGTTCGAGGCACTTCCGGGGGGCCTGCCCCCGTGCGCCGGCGAGCGGGGCGGCTTTCTGAGCAGCCAGGACCAGGTGCTGCGGACGTCCCATCCCTACGGCCACAACTCGGCACTCAAGGCTCTTCGGAGTGCGTCCGTGCCCCTGCCCGCGTGGTCGGTCCACGCCATTCCGTTCCGTTGGCTCAACCGGGACCTCCTCGACGACGTCATGGAACAGCAACCGGTGGACGGTTACAGCACGGACGCGGAAGATCGTGCCATCTCCGCACTGGACTTCGCGCCTGCCTGGGTGCTCCACGGGGACAACCAGAAGGCGGCCATCGACACGTTCTTCCAGGACGTCGCCGACGGTCGCTCCCTGGTCTTCTTCTACCTCAAGCACGCTCCGTTCGAGAACCATCCCCGTCGCGTGCTCGTCGGGGCCGCGCTGGTCGCATCGGTCACCCGGCCCGGCAGATGGCCGACCGACGGCCCCGTCCCCTTTCCCAACCACATGTGGGAGACGGTGGTCCGGCACACGCTGCGACCGGACGGCACCGGAGGCATCCTGCTGCCGATGCAGGCCCTGGCACGGCTCGCGGCCGACGGCACCGACGTTTCGGACGCTCTGGCCGAAGCTCCTGAAAAACGCTGGGAGTTCTCTTACGGGACCGAACACGTACCGGCGGATACGGCGGTGGCCTCGCTCCTGGAGCTGAAGCGCGCCGCCGAAGCGGCCGTCGCCCTCGGCTGCGGACTGCCGGAGCGATCCTTCGACTGGCTCGACGAGCAGTTGGACCGTGCATGGCTGCGCCGCGGTACCACCCCCGGTCTTCCCGCGGTGCTGGATCTCCTGAGCGTGCCGCATCCCACCTTCGCGGCCCGTGAGGTGACGGCTGCCGTCGGTGAGGGAGAGGACCCCTGGCCGGTGCTGGAGCGGGCACTGGCCGGACGCGGCGGCCCGGACACCGTCACGTTGCTTGCCACGCCGACGCGCCGGAAGGTATGGAAGGCACTCGGTCAGGAGGACCGTCAGGCCATGCGGTTGCTGGCTCGCTTCGACCTGACCTCCGACCAGGTGCGCGAGTTGTACCACCAGAAGACCACCGTGCCCCTGCCGGTGTCCGAGCTGCTCGCGGACCCGTACTCACTGGTGACCTGCACGATCGACGACGCGAGCCCCATCCCCTTCGAAGCCGTCGACCGAGGCTGTTTTCCCGACCGGCAGCTGACGGACCGGCACCCGCTGCCGGTCTCGCAACCGCTCACGGACCCCGACGACAAACGGCGTGTCGAGGCCGCCATGGCGACTGTGCTGCTGCGTGCGCAGAGCCAGGGGCACACGCTGCTGCCGCTCGAAGAGATGCTGGAGGGTCTGGAAGGACTCAGCTCCGTCAAACCGCTGCGCCCCAGCGACGCGGTGCTGGCGGCCCACGAGCTGCGGGCAGAGGACCTCGATGATGATCTCGACCTCGCCTGGCCGCAGTTGTGCAGGACACGGATCGCCGACGGTACAGCCGCCTACAAACTGCGCTCCGCCCTGTGGCGCAAACACACGATCCGGGAGGTCGTCGACCAGCTGCGCTCCGCCCCCCGGCACACGGCGCCCAAGGACCTCGGGGCCACCCTGGACGGCGTCCTCGGCGCGCGGGGCGGGATCGCCGACGTCGACCGTGCCGAGGAGTCCCGGGCCCGGCAAGAAAAGCTCGTGGCCTTGCGGGAGATGTACGAAAGCTGGTTCACCGTGCTCAACGGTCCGGCGGGCACCGGCAAGACCACCCTGGTCACGGCGCTGGTGCAACGCCCCGAAGTGTTGTCGGGCGGAGTGCTGTTACTCGCTCCTACGGGCAAGGCACGAGTTCAGTTGCAGGACAAGGTGGGCCATCAGGCGCAGACCCTCGCCCAGTTCCTGAGCAAGTCGGGCCGCTACGAGGCCGACAGCGCCCGGTACCGGATCACCGGCCGGACGCCGCGGGAGCGGCAGTACGGCACGGTGATCGTCGACGAGGCCTCGATGCTCACCGAGGACATGCTCGCGGCGCTGCTGGACGCCCTGGAGGCGCCGCAGCGGATGATCCTTGTGGGCGATCCCCGCCAGCTTCCGCCCATCGGCGCGGGCCGGCCCTTCGTCGACCTGGAGCGTGCGGCCCGGCAGGGCCACGACGGCTCGTGGCCGCGGGTCGCCCAGGGCTGGGCGGAGCTGACGGTGTTGCGCCGCCAGCGGGAACTGGGAAACGTACGCCACGACCTGATGCTGGCCCGTTGGTACAGCGGTGACGAGCACGGGGCCGACAGTGACGAGATCTGGCAGCGGCTGCGCCAAGGGCAGAACATGGCGACGCTCCGCGCGGTCCCCTGGAACGGCCGCACGGCGACACAGGTGGTCGACGACGTGCTGCGGGACGAGTTCCACGTGGTGGAGGACGCCACGGGTCTGAGCTTCGCCACCTCGTACGGCGCGGGCACCACTCGATACGGGAACACGGTCTACCCTGACTACTTCACCGCCCCGGCGGGCTGCGGGCGCTGGCAGATCCTCAGCCCTGTGCGCGGCACGGCGCACGGCACCGTGGAACTCAACCGCCACCTCAAGCGACGTTACCGCGGCGCCTCCCTGGAGAACGCGCTCAAGGGATCCCGGTACCGCAGGGTTCCCAAGCCCTTGGGCGCGGAACAGATCGTGCTGGGCGACAAGGTCGTCCACACCCGCAACGGGACGCTCCCCGCGTGGTCCCAGTCCGAGGGGAAGAACACGAAGGGCTACGTCGCCAACGGCGAACTCGGTGTGGTCACCGGTGAGCTGAAGAGCGGGCGTATGAATTGGGCGCCTCGCACCACCGAAGTCGAGTTCTCCTCCCAGCCCGGACGGCGCTACAAGTACGGGCGCTCCGGTGGTGAGGAAGAAGTGCCCCTGGAGCTGGCCTGGGCTCTCACCGTGCACAAGAGCCAGGGCAGTGAGTTCGAAACCGTCGTCGTGGTCCTGCCCGCGGGGGCCCGCGGCACCTCGCGGGAACTTCTGTACACCGCGCTCACCCGGCAGACCGAAAAAGTGATCATCTGCCACGAGGGGCCCCTCGACGATCTCCTCGAGCTGACCCGGGCCACCGGATCCGACACCGCCCGGCGGTTCACCGACCTCATGGTCACCCCGGACCCGCGCACCGTGACGACACCCAGTGGCGCCAACTGCGGGCGGGTTGACGCGCGGCTCGTCCACGTGGCGGTGAACGGTGTGATGGTGCGCAGCAAGAACGAGGTGATCGTCGCCGGCCTCCTCGAACAGCTCGCTCCTGGCGCGTGGGCGTATGAGCAGCCGTTCAAGGGGAAGGACGGCCGCACGGTGCTGCCGGACTTCACCATTACCCCGCTTTCCGGCCCCCCCGTCTTCTGGGAGCACCTTGGCATGCTCGACGATCCGGAGTATGCCGCCAGGTGGCGGCAGCGCCTGAAGTGGTACGCCGGCCAGGGAGTGCTGCCCGAAAAGGACGGTGGCGGCCCCAACGGCACTCTGGTTTGGACAAGCGATGAGCACGGCGTGAACGAACCGGAATGGCGGGCACTGGCTCAACGCGTCGTCGGTACTGTCTCCATCCGCCGGGCCCGACCCATGGCCGTGAAGAAGACGGCCGCACGCCCTGAGCGCCCCTGA